The Desulfovibrio sp. G11 region CCTCATCATCCACGCATTCGCCCTGGTCCCAGAGCCATTTTATCCGGCCCGACGGCAACAGAAGGCGGTACATCACCTGATAGGATTCCCGCGCGACAATACTGTCGCGTATGGTTTTTCGGGTCCGCTCAAGGTCATCGGGGTGGGTCATGCGCTCAATGGTGTTGTTATGCCCCATCAGCATGTCCCCGGCAGTGATGCCCAAAAGATCGTAACAGCCCCGGCTGACGAATTCCAACTCGTAAATCAGGTTTTTCTTTTCATCACGGGTATCGCCCAGAATGCGGCAACGATAGGCCATCCCCGGTAAATGATTGAGTAAACGGCGATAACTTCTTTCCACGTTTAAAAAAAGAGGTTGAGAGGACAATGTCATGGCATCACCTTTTACAATTTTTGTCGCCATACGCGACAAAAATGTCGTGTTTCGTAAGCGATAATCGCCCGATGTGCCAGAAAACACAAGCTCCGGCGTGGGCCTCGCGCGCAAAGACCTCTGGCACCATTAGTGCAATAGGCAGGCCAACTGCTCCAAACCCCATTCCGGAGGACTCAACATGTCGCATAACCTCAGTGTTTCTCTTTCCCGCAAGGGGGCCAGGGTCGACCTTGATATGGATGTGGCCGCCATAGGCATGATCTCCATTGACGGAGAGGCGGTCCCTTCCGAAGAGCGCGCGGGCGTAGCAAAAAAGATGCTGGGGGCCTCGGCCCTGTACTGCTATTGCGCCGCTCTGGACAAGGCCCTGGATACCCGCAACGCCAAATACGACCGTATCGAAGGCTCGGCCACGGTGCGCACCGGCACTGACGAACTGGGCCGGGGCCGCGTCGTCGGTATTGATATTGACGTGACCGTTCATATGGACGAGGAATTTGCCTTTATTTTCGACCG contains the following coding sequences:
- a CDS encoding osmotically inducible protein OsmC — its product is MSHNLSVSLSRKGARVDLDMDVAAIGMISIDGEAVPSEERAGVAKKMLGASALYCYCAALDKALDTRNAKYDRIEGSATVRTGTDELGRGRVVGIDIDVTVHMDEEFAFIFDRVEKVMRKGCLVTGSLENAFPVTYKLTLAEDED